The following proteins are co-located in the Microbacterium sp. Clip185 genome:
- a CDS encoding DNA-3-methyladenine glycosylase I — MTDILVGEDGRARCAWAGADPEYLRYHDEEWGCPLRGDRPLFEKMSLEGFQAGLSWITILRKRPRFREVFAGFEPDAVAAFDEADIERLMGDAGIVRNRAKIEAVIGNARLVHAMSPGELDALIWSFAPQGHVPPATFSEVPATTAESTALSKELRRRGFRFVGPTTMYALMQSAGLVDDHVAGCWRAASTAR; from the coding sequence ATGACCGACATCCTCGTGGGAGAAGACGGCCGTGCGCGATGCGCGTGGGCCGGCGCCGATCCCGAGTATCTGCGCTACCACGATGAGGAGTGGGGCTGTCCGCTTCGCGGTGACCGGCCGCTGTTCGAGAAGATGAGCCTCGAGGGGTTCCAGGCCGGTCTCAGCTGGATCACCATCCTGCGCAAGCGTCCGCGCTTCCGTGAGGTGTTCGCGGGCTTCGAACCCGATGCGGTCGCCGCCTTCGACGAGGCCGACATCGAGCGGTTGATGGGCGACGCCGGCATCGTGCGCAATCGGGCGAAGATCGAGGCCGTGATCGGCAATGCGCGTCTCGTTCACGCCATGTCGCCCGGCGAGCTGGATGCGCTCATCTGGTCGTTCGCGCCCCAGGGCCACGTACCGCCGGCCACCTTCTCGGAGGTGCCGGCCACGACGGCCGAGTCGACGGCGCTCAGCAAGGAGCTGCGCCGGCGAGGCTTCCGCTTCGTCGGCCCGACGACGATGTACGCCCTGATGCAGTCCGCCGGCCTCGTCGACGATCACGTCGCCGGGTGCTGGCGAGCTGCAAGCACCGCTCGTTGA
- a CDS encoding GAF domain-containing sensor histidine kinase — protein sequence MADIEARLRSLLSLNQAIVGHIHLHSVLREIVESAVDLVGARYGAIGVLGADGTIVDFVHVGIDEKTAARMGHPPRGRGLLGAIVSESVRVDHVAADPRFTGFPAHHPHMDSFVGVPIRVREEMFGNLYLAEHPEGHFTEEDTELLRSLAVTAGIAIEKARLYEAARLRERWAAATAEVRAAFLEVDDERPYRLLAEQLPMLTGAALVAIITSTERGTVRLQIVRGDAMARQLESVELPGHDRVARALLATGATVLPEVALPTFEGETVRFGDAFVVSLGGQDGADVGVLLARHLRERPFSDDDIRRTTALASVADLAGELSRARADRHRLALLEDRGRIARDLHDNVIQRLFAAGMQLQVVSAGVDDPRLGDRLSAQIDALDEAIAEIRTAIFALQHDDVGGVTLRDRIVDVVGEYRALLAEPPRLVFRGPVDHDVPADLAPEAAAVVREALSNVVRHARASHAEVRVEVRGGRILIEVGDDGRGLDPARERRSGLSNLQARAEARGGTFALAPRPGGGTLAAWSVPLAAPTAASDDDTSRQEADS from the coding sequence GTGGCCGACATCGAGGCGCGACTGCGCAGCCTGCTCTCGCTCAACCAGGCGATCGTCGGACACATCCATCTGCACTCCGTGCTGCGCGAGATCGTGGAGTCCGCCGTGGACCTCGTCGGCGCGCGGTACGGCGCGATCGGGGTACTGGGCGCGGACGGCACGATCGTCGATTTCGTGCACGTCGGCATCGACGAGAAGACCGCGGCGCGGATGGGGCATCCGCCGCGCGGGCGCGGGCTGCTGGGAGCCATCGTGTCCGAGAGTGTGCGGGTCGACCACGTCGCCGCCGACCCGCGGTTCACCGGATTCCCCGCGCACCACCCCCACATGGACAGCTTCGTCGGCGTCCCGATCCGGGTGCGTGAGGAGATGTTCGGCAACCTCTATCTGGCCGAGCATCCTGAAGGCCACTTCACCGAAGAAGACACCGAGCTGCTGCGCTCGCTCGCCGTGACGGCGGGCATCGCGATCGAGAAGGCGCGGTTGTACGAGGCCGCCCGGCTGCGCGAGCGGTGGGCCGCGGCGACCGCCGAGGTGCGCGCGGCCTTTCTCGAGGTCGACGACGAGCGGCCCTACCGACTGCTCGCGGAGCAGCTGCCGATGCTGACCGGTGCGGCTCTCGTGGCGATCATCACCTCCACCGAGCGCGGCACCGTGCGGCTGCAGATCGTGCGAGGCGACGCGATGGCGCGACAGCTGGAGAGCGTGGAGCTGCCCGGTCACGACCGGGTCGCCCGCGCTCTGCTCGCGACGGGGGCCACTGTGCTTCCCGAGGTGGCGTTGCCCACTTTCGAGGGCGAGACCGTGCGATTCGGCGACGCGTTCGTGGTGAGTCTCGGCGGACAGGACGGCGCGGATGTGGGGGTGCTGCTGGCTCGGCACCTGCGTGAACGGCCGTTCAGCGACGACGACATCCGCCGCACGACCGCGCTGGCCTCCGTTGCGGACCTGGCCGGAGAACTGAGTCGCGCGCGTGCCGACCGTCATCGGCTCGCCCTGCTGGAGGACCGCGGCCGCATCGCCCGCGACCTGCACGACAACGTGATTCAGCGGCTGTTCGCCGCGGGCATGCAACTGCAGGTGGTTTCTGCCGGTGTCGACGATCCGCGCTTGGGCGACCGCCTCTCGGCGCAGATCGACGCCCTCGACGAGGCGATCGCCGAGATCCGCACCGCGATCTTCGCGCTGCAGCACGACGACGTGGGCGGCGTCACGCTGCGCGACCGCATCGTCGACGTCGTCGGAGAGTATCGAGCCCTTCTCGCGGAGCCGCCGCGGCTGGTCTTCCGTGGTCCCGTCGACCACGACGTCCCCGCCGATCTCGCCCCGGAGGCCGCCGCCGTCGTGCGCGAGGCGCTCTCGAACGTCGTCCGCCACGCGCGTGCCTCGCACGCCGAAGTGCGGGTGGAGGTGCGCGGAGGTCGCATCCTCATCGAGGTCGGCGACGACGGTCGGGGGCTCGACCCTGCGCGGGAACGGCGCAGCGGGCTCAGCAATCTGCAGGCCCGCGCCGAGGCCCGCGGAGGCACCTTCGCACTCGCACCCCGCCCCGGCGGCGGCACCCTCGCCGCGTGGAGCGTGCCGCTGGCAGCTCCGACGGCCGCATCCGATGACGACACTTCCCGGCAGGAGGCCGATTCATGA
- a CDS encoding recombinase family protein: MTSEGTGVDAGAGADPATAPLHLPHSAADCPKCFTELQSDRNWWRARPTGARLVGLVVNRDDMPSVVEQRAELTRFGVPIDGFRHPAPDILESWEERLGRLFGRLTRGDVLVVASVHALGRNIDEETRTVAELRRRGVMVKVLGHSGRHLFDTGR, encoded by the coding sequence ATGACGAGCGAGGGGACGGGCGTCGACGCCGGTGCGGGAGCCGATCCCGCGACCGCGCCGTTGCACCTGCCCCACTCGGCGGCCGACTGCCCCAAGTGCTTCACCGAACTGCAGTCCGACCGCAACTGGTGGCGCGCCCGGCCGACCGGCGCTCGCCTGGTGGGTCTTGTCGTGAATCGCGACGACATGCCCTCCGTGGTCGAGCAACGCGCTGAGCTGACGCGTTTCGGGGTGCCCATCGATGGCTTCCGACACCCGGCCCCCGACATCCTCGAGTCGTGGGAGGAGCGTCTGGGCCGCCTGTTCGGTCGCCTCACCCGCGGCGACGTGCTCGTCGTGGCGAGCGTGCATGCGCTGGGACGCAACATCGACGAGGAGACCCGTACAGTCGCGGAGCTTCGTCGTCGCGGTGTGATGGTGAAGGTGTTGGGCCACTCCGGCCGGCACCTGTTCGACACTGGTCGCTGA
- a CDS encoding response regulator, whose protein sequence is MIRVFVLDDHELVRRGVVDLIDAAPDMEVVGEASTAAQTLPRVDAVRPDVAVLDMRLPDGDGIDVCRDVRSAHPEIACLILTAFDDDRASEAAVLAGAAGYVLKDIRANGLLDSIRQVAAGKTLTGTRAAELVRSRADADAAPEVDLTLRERQILDLIADGLTNRQIGEKLNLVEKTVKNYVSGLLRKLGMERRTQAAVYRAEQRRS, encoded by the coding sequence ATGATCCGCGTCTTCGTTCTCGATGACCACGAACTCGTGCGCCGCGGGGTCGTCGACCTCATCGACGCCGCACCCGATATGGAGGTCGTCGGCGAAGCGTCGACGGCGGCGCAGACGCTCCCGCGCGTGGATGCGGTGCGTCCGGATGTCGCGGTGCTCGACATGCGCCTGCCCGACGGCGATGGCATCGACGTCTGCCGCGACGTACGCTCCGCGCATCCGGAGATCGCGTGCCTCATCCTCACCGCGTTCGACGACGACCGTGCCAGCGAAGCGGCGGTGCTCGCCGGCGCTGCGGGCTACGTTCTCAAGGACATCCGCGCGAACGGGCTGCTGGACAGCATCCGTCAAGTCGCGGCGGGCAAGACGCTCACCGGAACCCGCGCAGCCGAGCTCGTCCGCTCGCGTGCGGATGCGGATGCGGCGCCCGAGGTCGACCTCACGCTGCGCGAGCGGCAGATCCTGGACCTCATCGCCGACGGGCTGACCAACCGCCAGATCGGCGAGAAGCTCAACCTGGTCGAGAAAACGGTCAAGAACTACGTGTCGGGGCTGCTGCGCAAGCTCGGCATGGAGCGGCGCACCCAGGCCGCCGTCTACCGCGCCGAGCAGCGCCGCTCCTGA
- a CDS encoding cation:proton antiporter encodes MEHLAVIVGGVIVVAIVTALGRRLNIAGPLVLVAIGLVLAALPFVPDIPEVDPEWILVGVLPPLLYSSAVQLPAIEFRRDFTPIAGLSVVLVVGSAVLLGFFFTWVIPDLNLALGIALGAILSPTDAVATSIVKRMGISTRVTTMLEGESLLNDATALVLLRTSTAAIAAGFSFGETILSFLWAVLIALVIGGLVGWVNLRVRAWVGHSAANTAISFAIPFIAYLPTEELNGSGLVAAVVAGIVTGQGAARRFAPEQRLSEEANWRTIELVLEGGVFLVMGLELTDVVNKNLTEHDGLWHGTWLALSALGIIVAVRGVYVAILIWQQGRRARRFAGFDIERVDNRLQGMADGTIPIERSNPERAMRRIPSIRKRVARLGADLDYYRSSPLGWKHGTIIVWAGMRGVVTLAAAQTLPRGTDHRPLLIFVAFMVAIISLLLQGFTLPALVRLLRIPPESSGPTREEQRRLDDVLREAASERLQGGDLRRRDGTAFSERILTRVGARLVDPPDEEMTAAAREVLELRLEMIDAMRERLLEAGSSGSFSTAALRHALAELDADQLSLELRLSDETGAE; translated from the coding sequence GTGGAGCATCTGGCCGTCATCGTCGGCGGCGTCATCGTCGTCGCGATCGTGACGGCCCTGGGCCGGCGGCTGAACATCGCGGGCCCTCTCGTTCTCGTCGCCATCGGTCTCGTGCTGGCCGCCCTGCCGTTCGTGCCCGACATCCCCGAGGTCGATCCCGAGTGGATCCTCGTGGGCGTGCTGCCACCCCTGCTCTACTCGTCGGCCGTCCAGCTTCCCGCGATCGAGTTCCGCCGCGACTTCACCCCTATCGCCGGGTTGTCGGTCGTGCTCGTGGTCGGCAGCGCGGTGCTGCTCGGCTTCTTCTTCACCTGGGTGATCCCCGATCTCAACCTGGCGCTGGGCATCGCGCTGGGCGCGATCCTCTCCCCCACGGATGCGGTGGCCACCTCGATCGTGAAGCGGATGGGGATCTCGACACGTGTGACGACGATGCTCGAGGGCGAGAGCCTGCTCAACGACGCGACCGCTCTGGTGCTGCTACGCACCTCGACCGCCGCGATCGCCGCCGGCTTCTCGTTCGGAGAGACCATCCTGTCGTTCCTGTGGGCGGTGCTGATCGCCCTCGTGATCGGTGGGCTCGTCGGGTGGGTCAACCTGCGCGTGCGCGCGTGGGTCGGCCACTCGGCCGCGAACACCGCGATCAGCTTCGCGATCCCCTTCATCGCGTACTTGCCCACCGAAGAGCTCAACGGCTCGGGACTCGTCGCCGCCGTGGTCGCGGGCATCGTCACCGGGCAGGGCGCGGCCCGCCGCTTCGCCCCCGAGCAACGGCTGTCGGAGGAGGCCAACTGGCGCACGATCGAGCTCGTCCTCGAAGGCGGCGTCTTCCTCGTCATGGGGCTGGAGCTCACCGACGTCGTCAACAAGAACCTGACCGAGCACGACGGTCTCTGGCATGGCACGTGGCTCGCCCTGTCGGCCCTCGGCATCATCGTCGCCGTCCGCGGCGTGTACGTCGCCATCCTGATCTGGCAGCAGGGGCGACGAGCGCGGCGGTTCGCCGGTTTCGACATCGAACGCGTCGACAACAGGCTGCAGGGCATGGCCGACGGCACGATACCGATCGAGAGATCGAACCCGGAGCGGGCGATGCGCCGCATCCCGTCGATCCGCAAACGAGTGGCGCGCCTCGGCGCCGATCTGGACTACTACCGCTCCTCCCCGCTCGGCTGGAAGCACGGCACGATCATCGTCTGGGCCGGGATGCGGGGTGTGGTGACTCTCGCCGCGGCGCAGACCCTCCCGCGGGGCACCGACCACCGCCCGCTTCTCATCTTCGTCGCGTTCATGGTGGCCATCATCAGCCTGCTCCTGCAGGGCTTCACTCTTCCGGCCCTGGTACGCCTGCTCCGCATCCCGCCGGAGTCCTCGGGACCGACGCGTGAAGAGCAGCGGCGCCTGGACGACGTGCTGCGCGAGGCCGCATCCGAGCGACTGCAGGGCGGTGATCTGCGCCGGCGCGACGGTACGGCGTTCAGCGAACGCATCCTCACCCGGGTGGGCGCACGGCTCGTCGACCCGCCCGACGAGGAGATGACCGCTGCCGCGCGCGAGGTGCTGGAGCTGCGTCTGGAGATGATCGACGCCATGCGCGAGCGCCTGCTCGAAGCGGGGTCGTCGGGCTCGTTCAGCACAGCCGCACTGCGCCACGCTCTCGCAGAGCTCGATGCCGACCAGCTCAGCCTCGAACTGCGTCTGTCGGACGAGACGGGCGCAGAGTGA
- a CDS encoding DoxX family protein yields the protein MATITANVRAQVAAKPITAEASVVTSLAARRTVAIARFATGFIFLWAFLDKTFGLGFSTPVERAWINGGTPAQGFLNSEAVSGPFKGIFQAIATPLTDVLFMAGMLGVGLAVMLGIGMRVAAVAGSAIMFFMWMAEFPMIWGTGSTNPVVDYHIIYALMLIVFVALAAGETWGLGAQWRKLPIVQKNHWLI from the coding sequence ATGGCCACCATCACCGCAAACGTCCGGGCGCAGGTCGCTGCCAAGCCGATCACGGCAGAGGCGAGCGTCGTCACGAGCCTCGCGGCTCGACGCACCGTCGCCATCGCACGTTTCGCGACCGGCTTCATCTTCCTGTGGGCCTTCCTCGACAAGACCTTCGGCCTGGGCTTCTCCACCCCGGTCGAGCGGGCCTGGATCAACGGCGGCACGCCGGCCCAGGGCTTCCTCAACAGCGAGGCCGTGAGCGGCCCGTTCAAGGGCATCTTCCAAGCGATCGCGACGCCGCTGACCGACGTCCTGTTCATGGCCGGCATGCTCGGCGTGGGACTGGCCGTCATGCTCGGCATCGGGATGCGGGTCGCCGCCGTCGCAGGCAGCGCGATCATGTTCTTCATGTGGATGGCGGAGTTCCCGATGATCTGGGGCACCGGCTCCACCAACCCGGTCGTCGACTACCACATCATCTACGCCCTCATGCTCATCGTTTTCGTCGCACTTGCGGCCGGCGAAACGTGGGGCCTCGGCGCCCAGTGGCGCAAGCTGCCCATCGTGCAGAAGAACCACTGGCTCATCTAG
- a CDS encoding malate dehydrogenase: MSTAAPTTITITGAGGQIGYALLFRIAAGDMLGPDRPVRLRLLEIRQGLRAAEGAALELQDGAFELLRDVEVTEDPAVAFDGCNIALLVGARPRGPGMERADLLAANAGIFGPQGAAIAAHAASDVRAVVVGNPANTNALIASASAPDVPAERFAALTRLDHNRAVGQLAEAVGVGVSAVRDVAIWGNHSATQVPDVTHATIDGAPALDVLAARLGGEDAAIGWLEDEFTPRVAKRGAEIIEVRGSSSVASAANATISHIRDDVAGTQSGWTSAAVVSHGEYGVPEGLFSSFPVRSDGNGYRIVEGLEVPARIRRRLDASIAELADEREAVRALGVI, encoded by the coding sequence ATGAGCACAGCTGCGCCGACCACGATCACCATCACCGGCGCCGGGGGGCAGATCGGCTACGCGCTGCTGTTCCGTATCGCGGCGGGCGACATGCTCGGACCCGACCGACCGGTCAGGCTGCGGCTGTTGGAGATCCGCCAGGGCCTGCGCGCTGCGGAAGGTGCGGCGCTCGAGCTGCAGGACGGCGCGTTCGAGCTGCTGCGCGACGTGGAGGTCACGGAGGATCCGGCCGTGGCCTTCGACGGCTGCAACATCGCCCTGCTCGTGGGCGCGCGCCCGCGCGGCCCCGGCATGGAGCGCGCCGACCTCCTCGCCGCGAACGCGGGCATCTTCGGCCCTCAGGGCGCCGCGATCGCGGCGCACGCCGCATCCGACGTCCGCGCGGTCGTGGTGGGCAACCCCGCGAACACGAACGCGCTGATCGCGTCGGCATCCGCACCCGACGTGCCTGCCGAGCGCTTCGCCGCGCTCACCCGTCTCGACCACAACCGCGCCGTCGGGCAGCTCGCAGAGGCGGTCGGCGTCGGAGTGTCCGCCGTGCGCGACGTGGCCATCTGGGGCAACCACTCCGCCACCCAGGTCCCCGATGTGACCCACGCGACGATCGACGGCGCACCCGCCCTCGACGTTCTCGCCGCGCGCCTCGGCGGCGAGGATGCGGCAATCGGCTGGCTCGAGGACGAGTTCACCCCGCGGGTCGCGAAGCGCGGAGCCGAGATCATCGAGGTGCGCGGATCCTCCTCCGTCGCCTCCGCGGCGAACGCGACGATCTCCCACATCCGGGACGACGTCGCGGGCACGCAGAGCGGCTGGACCTCCGCTGCGGTCGTCTCGCACGGCGAGTACGGCGTGCCGGAGGGGCTCTTCAGCTCCTTCCCGGTGCGCTCGGACGGCAACGGCTACCGCATCGTCGAGGGGCTGGAGGTTCCCGCCCGCATCCGCCGCCGTCTGGACGCCTCGATCGCCGAGCTCGCTGACGAGCGCGAGGCCGTGCGAGCACTGGGGGTGATCTGA
- the pip gene encoding prolyl aminopeptidase, whose amino-acid sequence MTVSELDDILYPPIEPYESGELLVGDGQRIYWEQSGNPEGKPVVFLHGGPGGGTSAWHRRFFDPERYRIVLLDQRGCGKSTPHASDPAADLRFNTTWHLVADLELLRRNLGIERWQVFGGSWGSTLALSYAQAHPEVVTELVLRGIFTLRRHELEWFYEGGASAIFPDLWEGYVAEIPVLERSRMIEAYHRRLFDEDPAVHRPAALAWTRWEASTLTLRPDPELVASMTDPDAATAFARIENHYFVNHGWLREGQLIEEVDRIRHIPAVIVQGRYDVCTPIMTAWDLHRAWPESELVVVDDASHSASEPGIAAALRAATDRFA is encoded by the coding sequence ATGACGGTCTCCGAGCTCGACGACATCCTCTACCCGCCGATCGAGCCCTACGAGAGCGGCGAGCTGCTGGTCGGCGACGGGCAGCGGATCTACTGGGAGCAGTCTGGCAACCCGGAGGGCAAGCCCGTCGTCTTCCTGCACGGCGGCCCCGGCGGCGGCACGTCTGCCTGGCACCGGCGTTTCTTCGATCCCGAGCGGTACCGGATCGTCCTGCTCGATCAGCGCGGATGCGGCAAGTCGACGCCGCACGCGAGCGACCCCGCAGCCGACCTGCGTTTCAACACGACCTGGCACCTGGTCGCCGACCTCGAGCTCCTGCGTCGCAACCTCGGGATCGAACGCTGGCAGGTGTTCGGCGGCTCCTGGGGGTCCACCCTCGCGCTGTCGTACGCCCAGGCGCACCCCGAGGTCGTCACCGAGCTCGTGCTGCGCGGCATCTTCACGCTTCGCCGGCACGAACTCGAGTGGTTCTACGAGGGCGGTGCGTCGGCGATCTTCCCCGATCTCTGGGAGGGCTACGTCGCCGAGATCCCGGTGCTCGAGCGCAGTCGCATGATCGAGGCCTACCACCGCCGCCTCTTCGACGAGGACCCGGCCGTCCATCGACCGGCTGCGCTCGCGTGGACCCGCTGGGAGGCATCGACGCTCACCCTGCGGCCCGACCCGGAACTCGTGGCGTCGATGACGGACCCCGATGCCGCCACCGCGTTCGCCCGCATCGAGAACCACTACTTCGTGAACCACGGCTGGCTGCGCGAGGGTCAGCTGATCGAGGAAGTGGACCGCATCCGCCACATCCCCGCGGTCATCGTGCAGGGCCGTTACGACGTCTGCACGCCGATCATGACGGCGTGGGACCTGCACCGCGCCTGGCCGGAATCGGAGCTGGTCGTCGTCGACGACGCCTCGCACTCCGCATCCGAGCCCGGGATCGCGGCGGCGTTGCGGGCGGCTACCGACCGCTTCGCCTGA
- a CDS encoding aldehyde dehydrogenase family protein, giving the protein MAHPKESAVPASESSATPAPVSTPELDPRLRAAIDDDLVALRQGAALWMRSSIVERIRALAATRDAVGTAAADWAGIAARAKGLAPDHPLRGEEWLSGPYAVLGALDGYLATLHRIAAGGSPLDGVRIDRAPGDRVRAHVFPREPIDNLLLSGFTGEIWLRPGTDASTAIRSAGLAQVAPGTAGVGLVLGAGNISAIPVLDVLYELLAFDRVSLLKVNPTQDDLVPVFERALAPLIGRGLVRIVRGGGDVGAYLTAHEGIEHVHITGSAATFDAIVWGDRDRTTDQPRLGTPITAELGGVSPIIVVPGEWTDADLRFQAAHIATMRLHNSGHNCIAGQVVLMSADWPQREQFLRALHEAYRDAPTRPVWYPRADERLHALSATYPRAEWSAGHSRALVQVAPDEDAAELETTEYFAPVLGVVELPGTGQGFLDAAVAHANESLAGTLGANVIVDPDTEDAMGAGFERAIAELRYGGIAINAWTGVLFATPVLSWGAFPGSDVREVGSGIGVVHNTSLLADVERSVLRGPFRPFPRSIGTGRFSVLPTPPWFVSARTAAAVSEGLTRYRVDRNPLGLALTLIRAMGA; this is encoded by the coding sequence GTGGCCCACCCGAAGGAGAGCGCCGTGCCCGCGTCCGAGTCCTCTGCAACGCCCGCGCCTGTGTCCACGCCCGAGCTCGATCCGCGGCTGCGCGCCGCGATCGACGACGACCTCGTCGCGCTCCGCCAGGGCGCCGCCCTCTGGATGCGCTCGAGCATCGTCGAGCGCATCCGGGCACTCGCGGCCACGAGGGATGCGGTCGGCACCGCCGCCGCGGACTGGGCCGGCATCGCCGCGCGCGCGAAGGGACTCGCGCCCGACCATCCGCTGCGCGGCGAGGAATGGCTCTCCGGTCCCTACGCGGTGCTCGGCGCGCTCGACGGCTACCTCGCGACGCTTCACCGCATCGCCGCCGGCGGCAGCCCGCTCGACGGCGTGCGGATCGATAGAGCCCCGGGCGACCGTGTCCGCGCGCACGTCTTCCCCCGCGAGCCCATCGACAACCTGCTGCTGTCGGGTTTCACGGGCGAGATCTGGCTGCGGCCCGGCACCGACGCCTCCACGGCGATCCGCAGCGCCGGGCTCGCGCAGGTCGCACCCGGGACCGCGGGGGTGGGGCTCGTGCTCGGCGCCGGGAACATCTCCGCGATCCCCGTGCTGGACGTGCTCTACGAGCTGCTCGCGTTCGACCGCGTGAGCCTGCTGAAGGTCAACCCCACCCAGGACGACCTCGTGCCGGTGTTCGAGCGCGCGCTCGCGCCGCTCATCGGGCGCGGGCTCGTGCGGATCGTCCGCGGAGGCGGGGATGTGGGCGCCTACCTCACTGCGCACGAGGGCATCGAGCACGTGCACATCACGGGGTCTGCCGCGACGTTCGACGCGATCGTCTGGGGCGACCGCGACCGCACGACGGACCAGCCGCGGCTCGGCACCCCCATCACGGCCGAGCTCGGCGGGGTGTCTCCGATCATCGTGGTGCCGGGCGAGTGGACCGACGCCGACCTCCGTTTCCAGGCGGCCCATATCGCGACGATGCGCCTGCACAACAGCGGGCACAACTGCATCGCGGGTCAGGTCGTGCTGATGAGCGCGGACTGGCCGCAGCGGGAGCAGTTCCTGCGGGCGCTGCACGAGGCCTACCGCGACGCGCCGACCCGGCCGGTCTGGTACCCCCGCGCCGACGAACGACTGCACGCGCTCTCGGCCACGTATCCGCGCGCCGAGTGGTCGGCCGGGCACAGCCGCGCGCTCGTGCAGGTGGCGCCGGACGAGGACGCCGCCGAGCTCGAGACCACCGAGTACTTCGCCCCCGTCCTGGGGGTGGTCGAGCTCCCCGGCACGGGTCAGGGCTTCCTCGACGCCGCCGTCGCGCACGCGAACGAGTCGCTCGCCGGAACGCTCGGCGCCAACGTCATCGTCGACCCCGACACGGAGGATGCGATGGGGGCGGGCTTCGAGCGGGCGATCGCCGAGCTCCGCTACGGCGGCATCGCGATCAACGCGTGGACCGGCGTCCTGTTCGCGACGCCCGTGCTGAGTTGGGGCGCCTTCCCCGGCTCCGACGTGCGGGAGGTCGGGTCGGGGATCGGCGTGGTCCACAACACCTCGCTGCTGGCAGACGTCGAGCGCTCGGTGCTGCGAGGGCCCTTCCGTCCGTTTCCGCGCTCGATCGGCACGGGACGTTTCTCCGTGCTGCCCACCCCGCCGTGGTTCGTGTCCGCCCGCACGGCTGCGGCGGTCAGCGAGGGGCTGACCCGCTACCGGGTCGACCGCAATCCGCTCGGACTCGCCCTGACCCTCATCAGGGCGATGGGCGCGTGA